The Acidobacteriota bacterium region GCATCTACCGGCATCCGCTGGATCGGGTCAAGGAGTTTCTGTGGCTGGGCCGGCGAAGCGCCCATGAGGAGCTGTGGGCGCTCCGGGACATCGATCTGGTCATCGAGCCCGGAGATTCCGTCGGCTTCGTCGGCAGCAATGGCGCCGGCAAAAGCACTCTGCTGAAGCTGATTTCAGGAATCTCGAGACCATCGGAAGGATCCCTGTCAGTCCGGGGCCGGATCTCCGCGTTGATGGAACTGGGAGCCGGATTCCACCATGAATTCACCGGTCGCGAGAACATCTATATGAACTGCTCGATCCTGGGCATGACTCGGCACGAGATCGACGCACGCATCCAGTCCATCATCGAGTTTTCCGAGCTGGGCGAATTCATCGACCGACCCATCAAAATCTATTCCACGGGAATGTTCATGCGGCTGGGTTTCTCCGTGGCCATCAACACCGATCCGGACATTCTGCTGGTGGACGAGATCCTGGCCGTAGGCGACGAGTATTTCCAGAGCCGGTGCTACCGGAAGATCAACGAATTCCGCGAGCGCGGCAAGACAGTGATCTTCGTCTCGCATGCGATCAACACCTTGCGTGGACTCTGCCGGCGAACCGTCTGGCTGGACGGCGGACGGATCATGGCCCAGGGAAGCAGCATCGAGGTGACCAACGCCTATCTCGATTTCCAGCGGGAACGGATCGGCCGGCAACTCCGCAAGGAACAGTCCGGGGGCCCTGCAGCGGTCACCGCAGCAACGGCCACAGATGATGCGCCGACTTCTCCGGACGGCCCCGTGCCGACCGACGAGACTCCGGGCGGATTGCCCAGCCGGATGGGCACCCGCGAAGCCGAGATCTACCGGGTGGAAATTCTGGATGAACACGAGCAGCCCCGAACGGTGTTTGACCACGGTGAAACGCTCTTGGTCCGCCTGTTCTTTCGGAGCCATACACGTGTGGCCAACCCGAACATCGGCGTGTCGATCTGGCGCAACGATAACGTGCTCTGCTACGGTTCCTCATCTGCCAAGGACGGCACCAGCCTGCCGGAAATGCCCGCCGACGGACGGTTGGATTTTGTCATTCCGCAGTGCCCGCTGATGAACGGCGATTACCAGGTCTCGGTGGCGATTTTCTGTCCCGATGACATTCATCCATATGATTTTCATAACCGACTCTATCCCTTCCAGGTCCGGTGCACGCGCCGGGATGAAGGCGTCGCGTATCTGCCCCATGTTTATCGCTACGTATTGGATGGCGGCGGCAAAGTCCTGGAGCGGCCGGCCGATCCCGCCTCGCCATCACGATGATCGCCGTCCGACCGGCGGCACAAAGCCGTTGATTTAGCAACTGAAAGAAACTACAATTTTTCAACGATTTGGAAGGATGGTTACCGGCATGCCGCAACAGGTCCTGATCCACGTCCATGGCAATCTGCCGGATGCCGAGCGTCCCACTGTGGGCAACGGATTGCGGGCCCGCCAGCTGGGATCGTCCCTGGCTGCGCAGGGGATCGCGGTGAGCTACCTCACCCACACTTCATTCTACCGGGACGCCCGACCTCCGGCTGCCATGTCCCTGTTCGACACGTCAACCGAATTTCTGAACATCATCAAGAGCCGCCGGCCGGATCTGCTGATCCTGATCCAGGGAGAAGGGCTGGAGATGATTCCCGAATCCGGTTGCGACACGCCGATCCTGGCGGACTGGATCGCCCCGCGCATGCTGGAATTCGCATTTCAGCGCCTGCCGCTGGAGCAGTGGCTGTTCCGCGTTCTGGCCGCGATGACCCGGGCTGACTATCACGCCTGCTGCACGGAACCGCAGCGGGCATACCTTTACGCCATGCTGCAGCTGGCGGGCGTGGCAATGGATCAGGCGTCCGTCGCCGTCGTGCCGCTGGCCGCCGTCGGCCCGGCCGTCGTGCACACGCCGTCGACCGGGCCCGATCCGGTGTTCGTGGCCGGAGGCGTGCATTGGCCATGGGTCCGATCGACCCGCTTTCTCCGCATCCTGCTTGAGGAGATGGATGCGGCCGGGCGCGGGGTGCTGAAGCTGTTCGGCGGCCGCTACCCGTTCGCGATCGACGCCGACCATTATCAGGACGCGGTGGAAACGCTCCCGCCCTCCCCGCGCTTGCGGTCCGGCGGACTGCTCCCCTACCCCGCTCTGCTGCAGGAATACGCCGCCGCGGACGTCGCAGTGGACCTCTTTGAAGAGAATCCGGAGCGACAGCTGGCGCTCTCGTTCCGGGAGATCGATTACCTCTGGTGCGGCTTGCCGATGGTGTGCGCACCGTTCACTTTCATGGCGCGCCACGTGAAGCAGTACGGGGCCGGCTGGGTGCCGCCGCACACCGACGATCCCGCGATCCGTCAGGTTTTTCGGGAAATCCTGAGCCTTCCCCGACCGCTGCCGGCCGGCTATTCCGAAGCGGCCCGGCGACTGACCCGCGAAGTTTTCGATGACCAGGCGGCGATCCAGCCGATCCTGTCCATTCTCAACGGACCGCTTCGCAAAGCGCCGCCGGCCGCCTCCCTGCTCCGATCCTCACTCAGCTGGGCGGAACAGGCCCGGACTGAGATGGACCGGCTCCTTCGAGAGACGCGGGCGTTGCGTGACGAGCTGGCCGCCCGCGACCGCGACTTGAACGCACTGCGCGAGCTGGAGAAGGAAAAGGAGCGCCATCTGTCCGAGTCGGGCGCCACGATCGCCGAATTGCGCCGTTATATCGCCGACAAGGAAACCAACCTCCAGCAGAGCATGAACCTGATCGCCGAAAAAGACCAGGCGCTCGGCTACCAGCAGGCCACCATTGGCCGCCTGGAGGAGCATGTCAACCATCTTCAAGAGGATGCGAACCGTCTGCGAGCTCAACTGGATTCGGAAACAAGCCAACTCCAGTCAGAATGCGACCGGCTCCGGCGGCAAGTGACCGGGCTGGAGCAGGCGCTCCAGGACATGCGCTCCAAATTCATGTACCGCGTCTACCGGAAGATCACGGGAAAGTGAAGTCGGCTGATGGCCATCGACTCGCTGCACATCTGCCTCATTTCGGAAGAATATCCACCGGACACCGGCTGGGGAGGCATCGGCACCTACACGTACAACCTGGCCCGGGGCTTCGCCGAGGCAGGCCATCGCGTGGAAGTCATCGCCGGAGCACTGGGCCCCGCCCAAACGGTGATTGACGCGGGCGTGAGCATCCACCGAATCGGGTTCGCCCCCCCCCGACAAGTCCTCAAGCGGATCGTCTACCGGGGATTTCAACTCGCCACCCGCCATGCGCCTTACCTGCGCCGCAAGCTTGAATTTGCCCAGGCCGCCAACCACATGGTGCGGACGATTCATCGGCGCGACCGGGTGGATATCTGTGAAGCCGCTGAATACGGCGCCAACGGATGCTTTGTCGCGCGAAACGGTGTGCCGTCGCTCGTGGTGAAAGTGCACACCCCGCTTCTGTTGAATTACCGGCTCAACGAACTGCCCGTCAACCGGGAGACCCGGTGGTGCGACCGGTTGGAACGCTATCAGGCGCGCCGCGCCCGGGCGCTGACTGCACCCAGCCGCAAGATGGCGGAGCTGGCCGCGGACTGGCTCGGCCACGGTCGCGTGCCCACGGTGGTGCCCAATCCCATCGACACACGCTGTTTC contains the following coding sequences:
- a CDS encoding ABC transporter ATP-binding protein, coding for MDPIIELKGVGKKYRIYRHPLDRVKEFLWLGRRSAHEELWALRDIDLVIEPGDSVGFVGSNGAGKSTLLKLISGISRPSEGSLSVRGRISALMELGAGFHHEFTGRENIYMNCSILGMTRHEIDARIQSIIEFSELGEFIDRPIKIYSTGMFMRLGFSVAINTDPDILLVDEILAVGDEYFQSRCYRKINEFRERGKTVIFVSHAINTLRGLCRRTVWLDGGRIMAQGSSIEVTNAYLDFQRERIGRQLRKEQSGGPAAVTAATATDDAPTSPDGPVPTDETPGGLPSRMGTREAEIYRVEILDEHEQPRTVFDHGETLLVRLFFRSHTRVANPNIGVSIWRNDNVLCYGSSSAKDGTSLPEMPADGRLDFVIPQCPLMNGDYQVSVAIFCPDDIHPYDFHNRLYPFQVRCTRRDEGVAYLPHVYRYVLDGGGKVLERPADPASPSR
- a CDS encoding glycosyltransferase family 4 protein, giving the protein MAIDSLHICLISEEYPPDTGWGGIGTYTYNLARGFAEAGHRVEVIAGALGPAQTVIDAGVSIHRIGFAPPRQVLKRIVYRGFQLATRHAPYLRRKLEFAQAANHMVRTIHRRDRVDICEAAEYGANGCFVARNGVPSLVVKVHTPLLLNYRLNELPVNRETRWCDRLERYQARRARALTAPSRKMAELAADWLGHGRVPTVVPNPIDTRCFTPDGPRADHPPYLFFTGRLERRKGVHVLLQAFRGIHQRHPELRLVLAGHDTPTFRLNGANLHFKEYANRTGLLAGLDDAVEFLGRVDRLELPPWYRGSLACVFPSADFENFPYTCLEAMACGRPAVVTDAGGMAEMVEDGRSGLCVPAGSPEALEAAIERLVTEPSLAQQLGAGARQRVIEAYNLAAVARRTLAVYREVLDA